In Xenorhabdus nematophila ATCC 19061, one DNA window encodes the following:
- a CDS encoding HAD family hydrolase has translation MSQRIAVFDLDETLIDGDSGRLWTQYLWEKNIITDPRFLQADQEMMADYRAGKLDMPKYLAFSLQALNQIPHKQVDIWLTDFVETKIKPLIYPTAQKQLETYRQQDIPIIIISATVSFVVKKIAAAFGVQTAMGIDMVMQEGCYTGIIQGVPTFREGKVTRLQQWLSEQNLSPPHISFYTDSINDLPMCLFANEVFTVNADEKLKSEAEMRGWTQLNWAL, from the coding sequence ATGTCACAACGAATAGCCGTATTTGATTTGGATGAGACATTGATTGACGGGGATTCAGGTCGGTTATGGACACAGTATCTATGGGAGAAAAATATCATTACTGATCCCCGTTTTCTCCAGGCAGATCAGGAAATGATGGCTGATTACCGGGCAGGTAAACTGGATATGCCCAAATATCTGGCATTCAGCTTACAGGCACTTAACCAAATCCCCCATAAACAAGTCGATATTTGGCTGACCGATTTTGTGGAAACTAAAATCAAACCCCTCATCTACCCCACGGCGCAAAAACAACTGGAGACTTACCGACAACAAGACATTCCCATCATTATTATTTCCGCCACCGTCTCTTTCGTCGTGAAGAAAATCGCGGCAGCATTCGGGGTACAGACTGCGATGGGGATCGATATGGTGATGCAAGAGGGTTGCTATACCGGTATTATTCAGGGAGTCCCTACTTTCCGTGAAGGAAAAGTCACCCGTTTGCAGCAATGGTTGTCGGAACAGAATTTATCCCCACCGCATATTTCATTCTACACAGACTCCATCAATGATTTACCCATGTGTTTATTTGCTAACGAAGTCTTTACTGTCAATGCAGATGAAAAGTTGAAATCGGAAGCAGAAATGCGTGGGTGGACACAATTGAACTGGGCTTTATAA
- the nudC gene encoding NAD(+) diphosphatase: protein MMQQKLTGIERGWWIVSLENRVWLPQGELPLGAASQWSLQGHMAQSIGEWQGETVWLVRQKMVSEMSSPRLIADRDAKLFQLVGRGVQLAEFYRSHSYCGYCGCEMQHSQHEWACLCDHCKERYYPQIAPSIIVGIRRDDHILLAQHQRHRSCIHTVLAGFVEVGETLEEAVHREVMEESGIKIRNLRYVASQPWPFPNSMMVGFLADYDSGEIIVDPVELVSADWYHYDNLPLIPSPDTIARRLIEDTVALCRQQSC, encoded by the coding sequence ATGATGCAACAGAAATTAACCGGTATAGAACGAGGCTGGTGGATTGTTAGTCTTGAAAATCGCGTGTGGCTGCCACAGGGTGAGCTACCGTTAGGTGCTGCCAGTCAGTGGTCATTACAAGGCCATATGGCGCAATCTATCGGTGAATGGCAGGGAGAAACCGTTTGGCTGGTTCGCCAGAAAATGGTGTCAGAGATGTCTTCTCCCCGCTTAATTGCTGATCGGGATGCTAAATTGTTTCAGTTAGTGGGACGCGGTGTCCAGTTGGCGGAGTTTTATCGTTCACACAGTTATTGCGGCTATTGTGGCTGTGAAATGCAGCATAGTCAGCATGAATGGGCCTGTTTATGTGACCATTGCAAGGAACGTTACTATCCACAAATCGCGCCCAGTATTATTGTTGGCATCCGCCGCGATGACCATATTTTGCTGGCGCAGCACCAGCGCCACCGCAGTTGTATCCATACCGTCCTTGCCGGGTTTGTTGAAGTGGGTGAAACGCTTGAGGAAGCGGTACATCGTGAAGTGATGGAGGAGAGCGGAATTAAGATCCGTAACCTGCGTTATGTCGCTTCTCAGCCGTGGCCTTTCCCGAATTCAATGATGGTGGGTTTTCTGGCCGACTATGACAGCGGTGAAATCATCGTTGATCCGGTTGAACTTGTCAGTGCAGATTGGTATCACTATGATAACCTTCCTCTGATCCCTTCCCCTGATACGATTGCCCGCCGTTTAATTGAAGATACGGTTGCGTTATGTCGTCAGCAGTCATGTTAA